A genomic segment from Flammeovirga pectinis encodes:
- a CDS encoding chondroitinase-B domain-containing protein, with protein MINNYVLRNFLFFFSIGILLPYLNAFSETYTVSSDEEFSELVLVAGDVVIWKDGTYSDQNIRFTGQVGTASNPILVKAETPGGVIFTGTSKVNFFGSYLIVDGFYWKGGEGASDHIEFRRSGSNSDFGTNCTMRNCAFDDLYTEAPDKSRWIVLHGESNVVENCSFINKKSAGACILVELYYSEGLNPNHTIRNNYFYNITPKDDFTTNSGDCEAIRIGVSSFQSVEANVVVEGNYFQEADGENEIITNKSAKNKFLRNTFRNCRGSLVLRHGAGALVEGNFFLGEGKEKSGGIRVSDRDHVIINNYMDGLNNSNDVWNNGITLVGGGASSGGSSSGYQNVDNVIIAHNTIYAADDPIFFNDRSSYDPVGIIAYNLIYSENGDIVSGDIDGTGSGMEYEGNIFGGSTIGITDDGITSANVEFSLDGTIYKPIANSVIEDAAGSTYQDIVNTDIDGYTRPNDNLDVGAHEVNGATGSKLYEPITDSQVGGEVGACFLNAEGIQLAACGAVGDYLIISNIGSLSADGETVTAAISSNLDWTIEEELDWVTITPLSGTGNGTVEITVSAHTATEERMGSIVLKGTDLEDKTIILTQDGYVAPIHVTGISVSPETSLLVVDGEILLNTTILPEDATNTTLTYSSSNTDVITVSEMGVAMAIAQGTAIITVTSEDGGFTATTEIEVIATSTGDNIALNKTIIATSDDADGENLAANLIDGDLDSRWSISGYPQSITIDLGSEFDLESSELICHKDRDYQFTLEVSSSEDGPFVQVVDQTENTQAGTEEVPIINQLEDVSARYVKITVTGAASYTGSWISLQELRIFGTEPGTEEEEESGEETTIISVTGVTLTPETSSFEEGSELQLTAEVLPLNADDKSISYSSSDPTIATVNASGLVTALSAGTVTITVTTADGSLTDKSELTVTNKLLTSNGLSLEDELNYVLYPNPVKDLFYIKGLVNSGQIEIFNSIGERVLNTNFTNQKTVSIDVKSLNSGIYFVRILDGKTFNVKKIILE; from the coding sequence ATGATTAACAATTACGTTCTAAGAAATTTTTTATTTTTTTTTAGTATCGGCATACTATTGCCTTATCTAAATGCTTTTTCTGAGACATACACGGTTAGTTCTGATGAAGAATTTAGTGAACTTGTCTTAGTAGCTGGAGATGTAGTTATTTGGAAAGATGGCACATACTCAGATCAGAATATCCGCTTCACAGGGCAAGTGGGTACTGCAAGTAATCCTATTCTTGTAAAAGCAGAAACACCCGGTGGTGTAATTTTTACAGGAACTTCTAAAGTGAATTTCTTTGGTAGTTACCTTATTGTAGATGGTTTTTATTGGAAAGGTGGTGAAGGTGCCAGCGATCATATTGAGTTCAGAAGAAGTGGCTCAAATAGTGACTTTGGTACTAATTGTACAATGAGAAATTGTGCTTTTGATGACCTTTATACCGAAGCACCTGATAAAAGCCGATGGATTGTACTTCATGGCGAAAGCAATGTAGTAGAAAATTGTTCTTTTATTAATAAAAAGAGTGCAGGAGCATGTATTCTTGTAGAATTGTATTATTCGGAGGGTTTAAACCCTAATCATACTATCCGTAATAATTACTTCTATAATATTACTCCTAAAGATGATTTTACTACAAATTCAGGAGATTGTGAAGCCATTAGAATTGGTGTAAGTTCTTTCCAATCTGTTGAAGCAAATGTGGTTGTTGAAGGAAATTATTTTCAAGAAGCAGATGGAGAGAATGAGATTATCACTAATAAAAGTGCTAAGAATAAATTTCTTCGTAACACATTTAGAAATTGTAGAGGATCTTTGGTGTTAAGACATGGTGCGGGAGCACTTGTAGAAGGTAACTTCTTCTTAGGAGAAGGAAAAGAAAAATCTGGAGGTATTCGTGTTAGTGATAGAGACCATGTAATTATTAATAATTATATGGATGGACTAAACAACAGTAACGATGTCTGGAATAATGGGATTACACTTGTTGGAGGTGGAGCATCATCTGGTGGATCGAGTAGTGGGTACCAAAATGTAGACAATGTAATTATTGCTCATAATACAATTTATGCTGCAGACGATCCGATTTTCTTTAACGACAGAAGTTCATATGATCCTGTTGGTATCATTGCTTATAACCTTATTTACAGTGAAAATGGTGATATTGTTTCTGGTGATATTGATGGTACTGGTTCTGGAATGGAATACGAAGGGAATATCTTTGGCGGTTCTACAATTGGTATAACTGATGATGGTATTACGAGTGCAAATGTTGAATTTTCACTTGATGGAACAATTTATAAGCCTATTGCAAATAGTGTTATAGAAGATGCAGCAGGTAGTACTTACCAAGATATTGTAAACACAGATATTGATGGTTATACTCGTCCAAATGATAATTTAGACGTAGGTGCACACGAAGTAAATGGAGCTACAGGAAGCAAACTTTATGAACCAATTACAGATAGCCAAGTAGGCGGAGAAGTAGGTGCTTGTTTTTTAAATGCTGAAGGCATACAATTAGCAGCATGTGGAGCTGTAGGAGATTATTTAATCATTTCGAATATTGGATCTTTATCTGCAGATGGAGAAACAGTAACAGCTGCAATCTCTTCTAACCTTGATTGGACTATAGAAGAAGAACTTGATTGGGTTACTATTACCCCACTTTCTGGTACAGGTAACGGAACTGTAGAAATTACAGTAAGTGCACATACAGCTACCGAAGAAAGAATGGGTAGTATTGTGCTTAAAGGAACAGATCTTGAGGACAAAACAATCATTCTTACACAAGATGGATATGTTGCACCTATTCATGTAACGGGTATTAGTGTTTCACCAGAAACTTCTTTACTTGTTGTAGATGGTGAGATACTATTAAACACGACAATTTTACCAGAAGATGCGACAAATACAACATTAACTTATAGCAGTAGTAATACAGATGTTATTACTGTTAGTGAGATGGGTGTTGCAATGGCAATAGCACAAGGAACTGCAATAATTACAGTTACTTCAGAAGATGGAGGTTTTACAGCTACCACAGAAATTGAAGTTATAGCTACCTCTACAGGGGATAACATTGCTTTAAATAAAACAATTATTGCGACTTCTGATGATGCCGATGGCGAAAATTTAGCAGCTAATCTTATAGATGGAGATTTAGATTCAAGATGGTCTATATCTGGTTATCCTCAATCTATAACAATAGATTTAGGCAGTGAATTTGATTTGGAAAGTTCTGAACTCATTTGCCATAAAGATAGAGATTATCAATTTACTTTAGAAGTTTCTTCGAGTGAGGATGGGCCTTTTGTTCAAGTGGTAGATCAGACGGAAAATACTCAAGCAGGAACAGAAGAAGTTCCAATTATTAATCAGCTTGAAGATGTATCTGCAAGGTATGTTAAGATTACAGTAACAGGAGCAGCTTCTTATACAGGATCTTGGATTAGTTTACAAGAATTAAGAATATTTGGAACTGAGCCAGGTACTGAGGAAGAAGAAGAATCTGGAGAAGAAACTACTATTATTTCTGTAACAGGAGTTACGTTAACACCAGAAACATCATCATTTGAAGAAGGTAGTGAACTACAATTGACAGCAGAAGTATTACCATTAAATGCAGATGATAAATCAATTTCATATAGTTCTAGTGATCCTACAATTGCAACAGTAAACGCTTCAGGTTTGGTTACGGCATTAAGTGCAGGAACAGTAACAATTACTGTTACTACAGCAGATGGTTCTTTAACAGATAAATCTGAACTTACTGTAACAAATAAGTTATTAACTAGTAATGGGTTATCTCTAGAAGATGAGCTTAATTATGTACTATATCCTAACCCTGTAAAAGACTTATTCTATATAAAAGGGTTAGTAAATAGCGGACAAATAGAGATTTTTAATAGTATTGGTGAAAGAGTTTTGAATACAAATTTCACAAATCAAAAAACAGTTTCTATTGATGTGAAAAGTTTAAATTCAGGCATTTATTTTGTCCGTATTTTAGATGGAAAAACGTTTAATGTAAAAAAGATTATACTAGAGTAA
- a CDS encoding energy transducer TonB: MKFFTILSILYFLISASFQLKAQTNTQYLDHHFSITKDTLNAQFKKEVVFSNEKNLYFQKVINIKTNFPVVEYYSFDLKGEFFFGLYKEWYPSGDLKQKGKYEYSSKYGNVKKEKWQEWYPKNKLKSIKYYSSRREKVYTYNSKDGEKIIKNGNGKFVSYWENSDQIKEMGKYVDATRQGKWEGYTKDGKLAFEEKWDRNKITSGTSWDNEGNEYNYNDCRIQFARPELNPLGITLSKKLQERIIYPEEALKNKLGGEVFLEFTVEIDGSISNVKAIAATDVVFVEEAIRVLKSYKKPWIPYKNKGKIEVSKSRYKVTFWAPTEWKKKNPFVINKTYFLNEKQKIIENKSESVYTKLITKKNGEYFTEIRFINSNQIHTSFYSLDKRGIKKNGIYAEYNENNYLTLTGQFFEGNKVGKWSTYDQNGLLKEEVTYPKSRIYPLFTSVVKYHENGNISEKGSYVGVNHDKQLRKVEKWKCFYEDGGLKMEIDYAKYDEESYNSREFLPLTTNLNYKESTIYREYLRRDNYKIVSLIDEDGVSLVKKGNGLAYFYDKEQKATFIGLVRKGKKFDHWLYIEDNLDPKKIGHQFLFKTNLVQDYNRVSYETSDHSDYSAPGFSHIQNEGFFDIDFTGDDVEKSKNMVFYAFFHTIIESAIKKEIYLSNRKKFGGNDYYKAFQDDVTLKVKLINATTFEVSVTKSVLAKKYTKAIAELHQEKYQLWYKNFLLSLKKELPDFYAEVMEQGELTVYLHTIRQTNWEALRRKPIPSN, encoded by the coding sequence ATGAAATTTTTTACTATACTTTCAATTTTATATTTCCTTATTTCGGCTTCTTTTCAGTTAAAGGCACAAACAAATACCCAGTATTTAGACCATCATTTTTCAATAACAAAAGATACTCTAAATGCTCAATTTAAAAAGGAAGTGGTTTTTAGCAATGAAAAAAATCTTTACTTTCAAAAAGTGATAAATATAAAAACGAACTTCCCCGTTGTTGAATATTACTCTTTTGATTTAAAAGGTGAATTTTTCTTTGGCCTTTATAAAGAATGGTACCCTAGTGGAGACTTGAAGCAGAAAGGTAAATATGAATACTCTTCTAAATATGGGAATGTAAAGAAAGAGAAATGGCAAGAATGGTACCCCAAAAATAAATTGAAATCAATAAAATACTATTCTTCACGACGAGAAAAAGTGTATACATATAATTCGAAAGATGGAGAAAAGATCATAAAAAATGGAAATGGAAAATTCGTTTCTTATTGGGAGAATAGTGATCAAATAAAAGAAATGGGAAAATATGTAGATGCAACTCGACAAGGGAAATGGGAAGGATATACAAAAGATGGTAAATTAGCTTTTGAAGAAAAATGGGATCGAAATAAAATCACTTCCGGAACTAGTTGGGATAATGAGGGGAATGAATACAATTATAATGACTGTAGAATTCAATTTGCTAGACCAGAACTAAACCCTCTAGGGATTACATTATCAAAAAAGTTACAAGAAAGAATAATTTATCCAGAAGAGGCTTTAAAAAACAAATTAGGGGGTGAAGTTTTTTTGGAATTTACAGTTGAAATTGATGGTAGTATTTCAAATGTAAAAGCAATTGCAGCAACAGATGTAGTATTTGTTGAAGAGGCTATTCGAGTACTTAAATCATATAAAAAGCCTTGGATACCTTATAAGAATAAAGGAAAAATAGAAGTAAGTAAGAGTAGATATAAAGTGACTTTTTGGGCTCCAACTGAATGGAAGAAAAAAAATCCTTTTGTTATAAATAAAACGTACTTTCTGAATGAAAAACAAAAAATAATAGAAAATAAAAGTGAATCCGTTTATACTAAACTTATTACTAAAAAAAATGGAGAATATTTTACTGAAATACGATTTATAAATTCAAATCAAATTCATACTTCTTTTTATTCATTAGATAAAAGAGGAATTAAAAAAAATGGAATTTATGCGGAGTATAATGAAAATAATTACCTTACCCTTACAGGACAGTTTTTTGAAGGTAACAAGGTGGGAAAATGGAGCACATATGATCAGAATGGCCTTCTTAAAGAAGAAGTAACTTATCCTAAAAGTAGAATATATCCACTTTTTACTAGTGTAGTTAAATATCATGAGAATGGAAATATATCAGAAAAGGGTTCGTATGTAGGTGTTAATCATGATAAACAATTACGAAAAGTAGAGAAATGGAAATGTTTCTATGAAGATGGAGGTTTAAAAATGGAGATTGACTATGCTAAATATGATGAAGAAAGTTATAATTCTAGGGAGTTTCTTCCGCTAACAACAAATTTAAATTACAAAGAGTCTACTATTTATAGAGAATATTTAAGAAGAGATAATTATAAGATTGTAAGTTTAATAGATGAGGATGGAGTTTCTCTAGTTAAGAAAGGAAATGGTTTAGCTTATTTTTATGACAAAGAACAGAAAGCTACATTTATAGGTTTGGTAAGAAAAGGAAAAAAGTTTGATCATTGGTTATATATAGAAGATAATTTAGATCCAAAGAAGATAGGACATCAATTTCTTTTTAAAACGAATTTAGTACAAGATTATAACAGGGTAAGTTATGAGACTAGTGATCATTCCGATTATTCAGCTCCTGGGTTTTCACACATTCAAAATGAAGGTTTTTTTGATATAGACTTCACCGGAGATGACGTAGAAAAAAGCAAAAATATGGTTTTCTACGCGTTTTTTCATACCATTATTGAATCTGCGATAAAAAAGGAAATATATCTTTCAAATAGAAAAAAGTTTGGAGGGAACGATTACTATAAAGCTTTTCAAGACGATGTGACTTTAAAAGTGAAATTGATCAATGCAACTACTTTTGAAGTTAGTGTAACCAAATCGGTTCTCGCTAAAAAATATACAAAAGCTATTGCAGAACTCCATCAAGAAAAATATCAATTGTGGTATAAGAATTTTTTACTTTCTTTAAAAAAGGAATTACCAGATTTTTATGCTGAAGTCATGGAGCAAGGAGAACTAACAGTATATTTACATACCATACGACAAACAAACTGGGAAGCATTAAGAAGGAAGCCAATTCCTTCTAATTAA
- a CDS encoding chondroitinase-B domain-containing protein, giving the protein MSSDEEFNDLVLQAGDVVIWTDGTYADQNLQFSGSIGTASNPILVKAETPGGVVFTGTSKVNFYGSYLILDGFYWKGGEGVSDHIEFRRNGSNTDFGTHCTIRNCAFDDLYTEAPNKSRWIVLHGENNVVENCSFINKKSAGACILVELSYAAGLNPSHVIRNNYFYNITPKDGFTTNSGDCEAIRIGVSSYQSVEANVLVEGNYFLEADGENEIITNKSAKNTFLHNTFRKCRGSLVLRHGAGAYIEGNFFLGEGKASSGGIRVSDSDHVIINNYMQGLSNSGDKWNNGITLVGGGESSGGSGNGYQNVDNIVIAHNTIYASDDPIFFNNRSSYDPVGVIAYNLIYSENGDIISGDIEGTGSGMQYEGNIFGGSAIGLANNGITSANVDFSADGTIFKPVSNSIFVDAAGSVYKDLVNIDIDGLTRPNNGLDVGAHEVDGGSGTKRYQPITNNQVGSEVGACFLDANGTLLASCGSVNDYIIVSNISSFSSEGETISASLTSNVAWTIEEDVNWISITPQSGAGNSTIEITANENSSTEERTGSIVVKGEGVDNQTIVLTQNGYVAPVSVTGVSVTPASSLLVLGGILQLNASILPTDASNTAVSFSSTNTQVITVNATGEVMATGEGVATITVTSDDGNFTDTAEIEVVAPSSDDNLALNKAISSTGTVDGTNVASNLIDGDVASRWSVNGYPQSATIDLGSDFTIDRTELICYSDRDYQFTVEVANEEGGPYVQVVDKTDNTVPGAVDAPIIATFQSVSARYVRLTVTGAATYSGSWISINELRIFGEEDEVDVISVTGVSLTPQVSSLIEGDELQLTAEVLPLNADNTSITFNSSNSSIATVNSSGKVIALNAGSVTISVITEDGNFSASSEIEVTAPTTDNNENLALNKAISSSSTADGTNVAANLVDGDVASRWSVANFPQSATIDLGGDFAIESTALVCYNDRDYQFTIEVATEENGPYVEVVDQTDNTLSGAVDAPIVNTFQSVTARFVKITVTGAATYTGTWVSLTELSVFGEAQDTENPSIAVTGVTLTTQNSTLEVENEVQLTAEVLPLNADNKAITYSTSNSSVATVSSSGNVTAVGSGTATISVTTVDGNYTDTIDIEVTSPVSEEVFNVALNKAIVGTGTADGDNSPLNLVDGDDISRWSVSGFPQSATIDLGGNFDIESTALVCHKDRDYQFTIEVANQENGPYIEVVDQTENTLAGTVDAPIENYFEPITARFVKITVTGAATYTGTWVSLGELNVFGAAASSSSARVASVSQDLEDVSLIQNVYPNPSVGNVNIDFTSKVEYKIYNMTGQVVRSGDASELKVNLAKGAYVLVATDENGNRDLAKLICR; this is encoded by the coding sequence GTGAGTTCCGACGAAGAATTTAATGATTTAGTTCTGCAAGCGGGAGATGTAGTAATTTGGACAGACGGTACATACGCTGATCAGAATCTACAATTTTCAGGATCAATTGGTACTGCAAGTAATCCTATTCTTGTAAAAGCAGAAACACCCGGTGGTGTTGTATTTACAGGAACATCTAAAGTAAATTTCTATGGAAGCTATCTTATTCTTGACGGCTTTTATTGGAAAGGTGGCGAAGGTGTCAGTGATCATATTGAGTTTAGAAGAAATGGCTCAAACACTGATTTCGGGACACATTGTACAATTAGAAATTGTGCTTTTGATGACCTTTACACAGAAGCACCGAATAAGAGCCGTTGGATTGTACTCCATGGAGAAAACAACGTAGTAGAGAATTGTTCTTTTATTAATAAAAAGAGTGCAGGAGCCTGTATTTTGGTAGAATTATCTTATGCGGCAGGGTTAAATCCTAGCCATGTTATTCGTAATAATTACTTCTATAATATTACGCCTAAAGATGGTTTTACAACTAATTCAGGAGATTGTGAAGCAATTAGAATTGGGGTAAGCTCATACCAATCGGTAGAAGCAAATGTTCTAGTTGAAGGCAATTACTTTCTTGAAGCAGATGGAGAAAATGAGATTATCACAAATAAGAGTGCTAAGAATACATTTTTACACAACACATTTAGAAAATGTAGAGGATCTTTGGTTTTAAGACATGGAGCAGGAGCATATATTGAAGGTAATTTCTTCTTAGGAGAAGGAAAAGCATCATCTGGTGGTATCAGAGTGAGTGATAGCGATCATGTTATCATCAATAATTATATGCAAGGGCTTAGTAATAGTGGTGATAAATGGAATAACGGAATTACTCTAGTAGGTGGTGGAGAATCATCTGGTGGTTCTGGTAATGGTTATCAGAATGTTGATAATATAGTTATTGCACACAATACTATTTACGCATCTGATGATCCAATCTTTTTTAATAACAGAAGCTCTTACGATCCTGTAGGGGTTATTGCTTATAATCTTATTTATAGCGAAAATGGCGATATAATTTCTGGTGATATTGAAGGTACTGGTAGTGGTATGCAATATGAAGGGAACATCTTTGGTGGTTCTGCTATTGGATTAGCCAATAATGGGATTACAAGTGCAAATGTTGATTTTTCTGCTGATGGTACAATCTTTAAGCCTGTATCAAATAGCATATTTGTTGATGCTGCCGGAAGTGTTTACAAAGATCTTGTAAATATAGATATTGATGGTCTAACTCGTCCAAATAATGGGCTTGATGTTGGTGCTCATGAGGTAGATGGTGGTAGTGGTACTAAACGTTATCAACCAATTACTAATAATCAAGTAGGTAGCGAAGTTGGTGCTTGTTTTTTAGATGCTAATGGAACATTATTAGCATCATGTGGATCAGTTAATGATTACATAATTGTATCAAATATTAGCTCATTTTCTTCTGAAGGAGAAACAATTTCAGCTTCACTAACATCAAATGTTGCTTGGACAATTGAAGAAGATGTAAATTGGATTTCAATTACTCCACAATCAGGAGCAGGAAATAGTACTATTGAAATTACAGCCAACGAAAACTCTTCAACAGAAGAAAGAACAGGTAGTATTGTAGTTAAGGGTGAAGGTGTCGATAATCAGACTATTGTACTTACTCAGAATGGATATGTTGCACCAGTTAGTGTTACAGGGGTTAGCGTAACTCCTGCCTCATCATTATTAGTTTTGGGAGGCATTTTACAATTGAATGCAAGTATTTTACCAACAGATGCAAGTAATACTGCTGTTAGTTTTAGCAGTACCAATACACAAGTAATTACTGTTAATGCCACAGGAGAAGTAATGGCTACAGGAGAGGGAGTTGCAACTATTACAGTAACTTCAGACGATGGTAATTTTACAGATACGGCAGAAATTGAAGTGGTAGCACCATCTTCAGACGATAATTTAGCGTTAAATAAAGCGATTAGTAGCACAGGTACGGTAGATGGAACAAATGTAGCATCAAACTTAATTGATGGAGATGTTGCTTCAAGATGGTCAGTAAATGGTTATCCTCAATCTGCAACAATTGATTTAGGAAGTGATTTTACAATTGATAGAACAGAGTTAATTTGTTATAGTGATAGAGACTATCAATTTACAGTTGAAGTAGCCAATGAGGAAGGTGGACCGTATGTACAAGTTGTAGATAAAACGGATAATACTGTTCCAGGAGCAGTAGATGCACCAATTATAGCAACTTTCCAAAGCGTATCTGCAAGATATGTGAGATTAACAGTTACAGGAGCAGCTACTTATAGTGGTTCTTGGATAAGCATAAATGAGTTAAGAATATTTGGTGAAGAAGATGAAGTTGATGTAATTTCTGTTACTGGAGTTTCATTAACTCCTCAAGTTTCTTCTTTAATTGAAGGGGATGAATTACAATTAACTGCAGAAGTTTTACCACTTAATGCAGACAATACATCAATTACTTTCAACTCTAGTAATTCATCTATTGCTACAGTAAACTCTTCAGGAAAAGTTATAGCACTAAATGCAGGATCGGTAACAATTTCAGTTATTACAGAAGATGGAAACTTTTCAGCAAGTTCAGAAATTGAAGTTACTGCACCTACTACCGACAATAACGAAAATTTAGCGTTAAATAAAGCGATTAGTAGTTCAAGTACGGCAGATGGAACAAATGTAGCAGCAAATTTAGTAGATGGAGATGTTGCTTCAAGATGGTCTGTAGCAAATTTCCCTCAATCTGCCACAATTGATTTAGGAGGTGATTTTGCCATTGAAAGCACTGCACTTGTTTGCTATAACGATAGAGATTATCAGTTTACAATTGAAGTAGCAACTGAAGAAAATGGACCTTATGTTGAAGTGGTAGATCAGACAGATAATACACTTTCTGGAGCAGTTGACGCACCAATTGTAAATACTTTCCAAAGTGTAACAGCAAGATTTGTAAAAATAACAGTTACAGGTGCAGCTACTTATACTGGTACATGGGTGAGTTTAACAGAGTTGAGTGTTTTTGGAGAAGCACAAGATACCGAAAATCCATCAATAGCAGTTACTGGAGTTACTTTAACTACGCAAAATTCTACTTTAGAGGTAGAAAATGAAGTACAGTTAACTGCAGAAGTTTTACCACTTAATGCAGACAATAAAGCAATTACTTATTCAACAAGTAATTCATCAGTAGCAACAGTGAGTTCATCTGGGAATGTTACAGCTGTTGGTTCAGGAACGGCAACAATTTCTGTAACTACTGTAGATGGAAATTATACTGATACAATTGATATTGAGGTCACTTCACCTGTTTCAGAAGAGGTATTTAATGTAGCTTTAAACAAAGCAATTGTTGGTACAGGTACTGCTGATGGAGATAATTCACCATTAAATTTAGTAGATGGAGATGATATCTCAAGATGGTCTGTATCAGGCTTTCCTCAATCTGCAACAATAGATTTAGGTGGTAATTTTGACATCGAAAGTACTGCACTAGTTTGCCATAAAGATAGAGATTATCAGTTCACTATTGAAGTGGCAAACCAAGAAAATGGACCTTATATTGAAGTAGTAGATCAGACGGAAAATACACTTGCTGGTACAGTAGATGCTCCAATAGAAAATTATTTTGAGCCTATTACTGCTAGATTTGTGAAAATAACAGTTACAGGTGCAGCTACTTATACTGGTACATGGGTAAGTTTAGGAGAACTTAATGTATTTGGGGCAGCAGCTTCTTCATCTTCTGCAAGAGTTGCATCAGTATCTCAGGATTTGGAAGATGTTTCATTAATTCAAAATGTATATCCTAATCCCTCTGTTGGAAATGTAAATATTGATTTTACTTCTAAAGTAGAATATAAAATATACAACATGACAGGACAAGTTGTTAGATCAGGCGATGCGTCTGAGTTGAAAGTAAATCTTGCAAAAGGAGCGTATGTTCTTGTTGCAACTGATGAAAATGGAAACAGAGATCTAGCAAAATTAATTTGTAGATAA